One genomic region from Homalodisca vitripennis isolate AUS2020 chromosome 6, UT_GWSS_2.1, whole genome shotgun sequence encodes:
- the LOC124365324 gene encoding uncharacterized protein LOC124365324, whose translation MLPAVLACCALCLLGSQPSRATFFSGAVWQPWVRWLVRGNPLCGPRPCCPSTDCRLLASVVLGYCCGCALPIDRLPLVCPRDVSCPPDIDLLCRDYNFLMECCC comes from the exons ATGTTACCTGCTGTGCTCGCGTGTTGTGCTTTGTGTCTGCTCGGCTCGCAACCCTCTCGTGCCACGTTCTTCTCAG GAGCAGTGTGGCAGCCGTGGGTAAGGTGGTTAGTCAGAGGTAACCCCCTGTGTGGTCCACGTCCTTGCTGCCCTTCTACAGACTGTCGTCTACTGGCCTCCGTGGTCCTAGGCTACTGCTGTGGCTGTGCCCTACCCATTG ATCGTCTCCCCCTGGTTTGCCCGAGGGACGTGTCGTGTCCTCCCGACATCGACCTGCTCTGTCGTGACTACAACTTTCTGATGGAGTGTTGCTGTTGA